In Devosia beringensis, a single window of DNA contains:
- a CDS encoding transglycosylase domain-containing protein, protein MDFRISADDRVGGQPKKPSQPRSPAAAKGGRVEPVMGSSAKGQSVGGFSLDERPAGGSGNGPKGGGKPPRRGKASTARAKKPRKSRSGGFLMGLLWWGFVASLWVGIGIIGIIVYYGAQLPSSNTWAIPDRPPNIRILAADGTLLSNRGQTGGEAVTYRELPYYVPAAFIASEDRRFMSHFGVDPIGMASVVLEMVKARGMTRGASTITQQVAKNLFLTPDQNLGRKVQEAILAVWLEQNYTKEEILELYMNRVYFGAGATGIEAAAQTYFGVSARNLSLGQAAMLAGILPAPSAYNPKSSPERAIQRQRLSLNAMAEEGYITAEEAAAAQIDPNQSVRTRVAGSESYVADWVESLMTAYIGDIESDVIVQTTIDYKMQKDSEFIVKEQVAAEGANRGFSQGALVAMDVDGKVRAMVGGVDYQASQYNRAVTAKRQPGSTFKPFVYLAAMEKGYTPDTLAEDAQFDYNGWSPRNATGKYAGTVTLRQGLAYSINTIAARLAIDVTPAAVVDVATRMGISSPLEAVPSIALGTQEVNLLELTAAYAPFGNGGNGVIPNVITTIQSTSGDMLYEASDAGPGRVIAPEVLAQMDDMLRTAVEVGTGKRANVGGWDFGGKTGTTQDAKDALFIGFTSAMVTGVWLGNDNATKTTLSGGNVPATIWSEFMTKAHEGKQIAPIPGGSNQGQLAAQQVIDPATGQVVIDPATGQPQVQYVDAATGLPVQTMTDPATGQQVVIDPATGQPMGAQPIQGQPLAPAGATPAAGGMLVDANGQQIDPATGMPVGQVITDQAIDPVTGLPLQAQSNGVGPAPIDPSTGLPMVLVIDPATGQQVWVPSAPAQQQGIQPPAALGQPVPIENPNSQRTLMDLIFGGQEN, encoded by the coding sequence ATGGATTTTCGCATTTCCGCCGATGACCGCGTTGGCGGCCAGCCCAAAAAGCCGAGCCAGCCCCGCTCGCCTGCTGCCGCCAAGGGCGGCCGGGTGGAGCCTGTCATGGGCTCGTCCGCCAAGGGCCAGTCGGTCGGCGGCTTCAGCTTGGACGAGCGCCCAGCCGGCGGCTCGGGCAATGGTCCCAAGGGGGGCGGCAAGCCGCCCCGGCGCGGCAAGGCCAGCACGGCGCGGGCCAAAAAGCCGCGCAAGTCGCGCAGCGGCGGTTTTCTCATGGGCCTGCTTTGGTGGGGCTTTGTCGCCTCGCTCTGGGTCGGCATCGGCATTATCGGCATCATCGTCTATTACGGCGCCCAGCTGCCCTCGTCCAATACCTGGGCCATTCCCGATCGCCCGCCCAATATCCGCATCCTGGCCGCCGATGGCACCCTGCTGTCCAATCGCGGCCAGACTGGCGGCGAGGCGGTGACCTATCGCGAACTGCCCTATTACGTACCAGCCGCCTTCATCGCCAGCGAAGACCGTCGTTTCATGAGCCATTTCGGCGTCGATCCGATCGGCATGGCCTCGGTGGTGCTCGAAATGGTCAAGGCGCGCGGCATGACCCGTGGCGCCTCCACCATCACCCAGCAGGTGGCCAAGAACCTCTTCCTCACCCCCGACCAGAATCTGGGCCGCAAGGTCCAGGAAGCCATTCTCGCGGTCTGGCTGGAACAGAACTATACCAAGGAAGAAATCCTCGAACTCTATATGAACCGCGTCTATTTCGGCGCCGGGGCAACGGGTATCGAGGCGGCGGCGCAGACCTATTTCGGCGTCTCGGCGCGCAACCTGTCGCTCGGCCAGGCGGCCATGCTGGCCGGCATCCTGCCCGCACCCTCGGCCTATAATCCCAAATCCAGTCCCGAACGCGCCATCCAGCGCCAGCGCCTGTCGCTGAACGCCATGGCCGAAGAGGGCTATATCACCGCCGAAGAGGCCGCCGCCGCCCAGATCGATCCCAATCAGAGCGTGCGCACCCGCGTCGCCGGCTCGGAATCCTATGTGGCCGACTGGGTCGAAAGCCTGATGACAGCCTATATCGGCGACATCGAAAGCGATGTGATCGTCCAGACCACCATCGATTACAAGATGCAGAAGGACTCCGAGTTCATCGTCAAGGAACAGGTAGCTGCCGAAGGCGCCAATCGTGGCTTTTCCCAGGGCGCCCTGGTGGCCATGGATGTCGACGGCAAGGTCCGCGCCATGGTGGGCGGCGTCGACTACCAGGCCAGCCAGTATAACCGTGCCGTCACGGCCAAGCGCCAGCCCGGCTCGACCTTCAAGCCCTTCGTCTATCTGGCGGCCATGGAGAAGGGCTATACGCCCGACACGCTCGCCGAAGACGCCCAGTTTGACTACAATGGCTGGAGCCCGCGCAATGCCACCGGCAAATATGCCGGTACGGTCACCCTGCGCCAGGGCCTGGCCTATTCGATCAATACCATTGCGGCGCGCCTGGCCATCGACGTCACGCCTGCTGCGGTGGTCGATGTGGCCACCCGCATGGGCATTTCCTCCCCGCTCGAGGCCGTGCCCTCGATTGCCCTGGGCACCCAGGAAGTCAATCTGCTCGAGCTGACCGCGGCCTATGCGCCCTTCGGCAATGGTGGCAATGGCGTCATCCCCAATGTCATCACCACCATCCAGTCCACCAGTGGCGACATGCTCTATGAGGCCTCCGATGCCGGCCCCGGTCGCGTCATCGCCCCCGAAGTGCTGGCGCAGATGGACGACATGCTGCGCACCGCCGTCGAGGTGGGCACCGGCAAGCGCGCCAATGTCGGCGGCTGGGATTTTGGCGGCAAGACCGGCACCACCCAGGATGCCAAGGACGCCCTCTTCATCGGCTTTACCTCGGCCATGGTCACTGGCGTCTGGCTGGGCAATGACAATGCCACCAAGACCACCCTGTCGGGCGGCAATGTGCCGGCCACCATCTGGTCCGAATTCATGACCAAGGCGCATGAGGGCAAGCAGATCGCCCCCATTCCAGGCGGTAGTAACCAGGGCCAGCTGGCCGCTCAGCAGGTCATCGACCCGGCCACCGGCCAAGTGGTGATCGATCCCGCTACCGGCCAGCCCCAGGTGCAATATGTCGACGCCGCCACCGGCCTGCCGGTGCAGACCATGACTGACCCGGCCACGGGCCAGCAGGTGGTGATTGATCCCGCCACCGGTCAGCCCATGGGCGCCCAGCCGATCCAGGGCCAGCCGCTGGCGCCGGCCGGGGCGACCCCGGCCGCTGGTGGCATGCTGGTCGATGCCAATGGCCAGCAGATCGATCCGGCAACCGGCATGCCCGTGGGTCAGGTGATCACCGATCAGGCGATCGACCCGGTCACCGGACTGCCGCTGCAGGCCCAGAGCAATGGCGTGGGGCCCGCCCCCATCGATCCGAGCACCGGCCTGCCCATGGTGCTGGTCATCGATCCCGCGACGGGCCAGCAGGTCTGGGTGCCCAGCGCCCCGGCCCAGCAGCAGGGCATCCAGCCGCCGGCCGCCTTGGGCCAGCCCGTGCCCATCGAAAATCCAAACAGCCAGCGCACGCTGATGGACCTGATCTTTGGCGGGCAGGAAAACTAG
- a CDS encoding D-amino acid dehydrogenase: protein MRHTRIVAIFIQQSEGHFIASAPELRLDDGPSGPAAQWMASMRVIVLGGGVIGVTTAYYLARAGHQVTVLERQDGVALETSFANAGEISPGYSSPWAGPGIPRKALKWLFMEHAPLIVQPRLDAATIKWCLAILRNCTLARYQLNKSRMMRLAEYSRDQLVALRADTGIEYDHRSQGTLQLFRTEKQVEGAHKDTEVLAADGVAFEVLDAAGCIAAEPGLVGARDRIAGGLRLPHDETGDCFVFTTKLADMARALGVEFRFGVTIDGLITEGDKVRAIRSSVGELEADIFVGALGSFTPALVKPLGLDVPVYPVKGYSITVPVVHADRAPVSTVLDESYKVAVTRLGDRIRVGGMAEIAGFDTTLHERRRKTLEHVVTDLYGDAGDVSQASFWTGLRPMTPDGTPVVGPTRYANFHLNTGHGTLGWTMACGSARVLADQISGIAPEIDTHDLGLARYA, encoded by the coding sequence GTGCGTCATACTCGCATTGTTGCAATATTCATCCAACAAAGCGAAGGACATTTCATCGCTTCTGCGCCAGAATTAAGGCTTGATGACGGGCCATCGGGTCCGGCGGCGCAGTGGATGGCAAGCATGCGGGTGATCGTTCTGGGCGGCGGCGTGATCGGGGTGACCACGGCCTATTATCTGGCCAGGGCCGGTCATCAGGTCACGGTGCTCGAGCGCCAGGACGGCGTGGCGCTGGAAACCAGCTTTGCCAATGCCGGCGAGATCTCCCCCGGCTATTCCTCGCCCTGGGCCGGCCCCGGCATTCCGCGCAAGGCGCTCAAATGGCTGTTCATGGAACATGCCCCGCTCATCGTGCAGCCACGGCTCGACGCCGCGACCATAAAGTGGTGCCTCGCCATTCTGCGCAACTGCACGCTGGCGCGCTACCAGCTCAACAAGTCGCGCATGATGCGACTGGCCGAATATAGCCGCGACCAGCTCGTTGCCCTGCGTGCCGATACCGGGATCGAATACGATCACCGCAGCCAGGGCACGCTGCAGCTGTTCCGCACCGAAAAGCAGGTCGAGGGCGCGCACAAGGATACCGAAGTGCTGGCGGCCGATGGCGTAGCCTTCGAAGTTCTCGATGCCGCCGGCTGCATTGCCGCCGAACCCGGCCTGGTCGGGGCGCGCGACCGCATTGCCGGCGGCCTGCGCCTGCCGCATGACGAGACCGGCGATTGCTTTGTCTTTACCACCAAGCTGGCCGACATGGCCCGTGCCCTGGGCGTCGAGTTCCGTTTTGGTGTCACCATCGATGGCCTCATCACCGAGGGCGACAAGGTCCGCGCCATCCGCAGCTCGGTCGGCGAGCTGGAGGCCGACATTTTCGTCGGCGCGCTGGGCAGCTTTACCCCGGCTCTGGTCAAGCCGCTCGGGCTCGATGTGCCGGTCTATCCGGTCAAGGGCTATTCCATCACCGTGCCGGTCGTTCACGCCGATCGCGCGCCGGTTTCCACCGTGCTCGACGAGAGCTACAAGGTGGCGGTGACCCGGCTGGGCGACCGCATCCGCGTCGGCGGCATGGCCGAAATCGCCGGCTTCGACACGACCCTGCATGAGCGCCGTCGCAAGACGCTCGAACATGTGGTCACCGACCTTTATGGCGATGCCGGCGATGTCAGCCAGGCCAGCTTCTGGACCGGGCTGCGGCCGATGACGCCCGACGGTACGCCGGTCGTGGGCCCGACGCGCTACGCCAATTTCCATCTCAATACCGGCCATGGCACGCTGGGCTGGACCATGGCTTGCGGCTCGGCCCGGGTGCTGGCCGACCAGATCAGCGGCATCGCCCCCGAGATCGATACCCATGATCTGGGCCTGGCGCGCTACGCCTGA
- a CDS encoding Lrp/AsnC family transcriptional regulator has product MTHDRAAIVQKVVVMDRIDQAIVAQLRRDGRISNASLATAVGLSPSACLRRMRELETSGVIRGYTAIVDEPSTGETIVAIVQITLERQTDDVLRRFEQALRGCAEVRECYLMAGLTDYLVRVEASSVADYERLHTEVLSRLPSVTRIQSSFAIRNVLRPVRN; this is encoded by the coding sequence ATGACGCACGATCGTGCGGCCATTGTGCAGAAAGTTGTCGTGATGGACCGGATTGACCAAGCCATCGTTGCCCAGCTGCGCCGGGATGGCAGGATCAGCAATGCCAGCCTGGCCACGGCGGTGGGCCTGTCCCCCTCGGCCTGCTTGCGGCGGATGCGCGAACTCGAGACCAGCGGGGTGATCCGCGGCTATACGGCCATTGTCGACGAGCCGAGCACGGGCGAGACCATCGTGGCCATCGTGCAGATCACGCTGGAGCGGCAGACCGATGACGTGCTGCGGCGCTTCGAGCAGGCGCTGCGCGGCTGCGCCGAGGTGCGCGAATGCTATCTGATGGCGGGCCTGACCGACTATCTAGTGCGGGTAGAGGCCTCAAGCGTGGCCGATTACGAGCGGCTGCATACCGAAGTGCTGTCGCGCCTGCCCAGCGTGACCCGCATCCAGTCCAGCTTTGCCATCCGCAATGTGCTGCGGCCGGTACGCAATTGA
- a CDS encoding ArsR/SmtB family transcription factor, with amino-acid sequence MLEDSARQLEALGNPTRLAAYRLLVRAGPNGLPVGGLQAGLSIPASTLSHHLHRLVGVDLVSQDRQGTQLICRANFAAMDGLVDFLSSQCCADARAETAA; translated from the coding sequence ATGCTCGAAGACAGTGCTCGCCAGCTCGAAGCCCTGGGTAATCCCACAAGGCTGGCAGCCTATCGCCTGCTGGTGCGGGCCGGACCGAACGGGCTGCCCGTAGGCGGGCTGCAGGCCGGGCTGAGCATTCCGGCCTCGACGCTGTCGCATCACCTGCACCGGCTGGTGGGCGTGGACCTCGTCAGCCAGGACCGGCAGGGCACCCAGCTGATCTGCCGCGCCAACTTTGCGGCGATGGACGGCTTGGTGGATTTCCTCTCCAGCCAGTGCTGTGCCGATGCCCGAGCAGAGACGGCCGCCTGA